The stretch of DNA tgttttaccagctgcccaccgaggggtatacccaaggtggtaagttttgggtgaggagacgccgagatcaagaactcgaaggtgcaaggaacacaagatttagacaggttcggaccgcacggagcgtaacaccctacgtcctgtatggtgatttgtatttcctttggtgtagaatgacctaatgatcttctgttttgagagaggtccctatcctcccttatatatccgagaggccaaggttacaaagatactaaccaacaccagctaaggaatcgtaccagaacatatctcgagtagattccctctgtatcggttagctctatctcctattcaAATGGAATAATAAGAGATAAActaaatgaataagagataagacggacttaatctcttagacctcttaaACTACATAAtgtacccagcccggtggccccgggtctgacaagcttccgagctcttcgtagctgagtactgcaggcttatcgagtactttcgaagcagtcttcgacttcttctgaagcttcgtcttgaagtccttcttcaagtacttgcttggctgcatcgaagctatgaggtgctcatgccccgaattatatttttatatggtgtgcgattgaaaaatcgcactcgatatggagtagcccccgagccttaggttgaatcggagaatcaggctgagggtcactttaatcttgaatcttccttacttacttttcgaataaattcgaaaaaaataagtagtcgatgccacgtgccccgcagcccccgagccttgaatccaaatctctcaggtttggaaataaggatccaaaagccgtggcatgcagtgttactctgaaactgagcctcccgctggtttatttaatcACGCGGTGGcttaaggtttcttctgcactctcagtcttcatatgagtcatcttcgagtagttttgcagcgtccagcccctgagcttacgagccaggagagccgaaggagccatatcgagtagtgtgcatcgcccagcccccgagcctggggactagcggaactgtgatgacacgccgtgctgcctggagggttgttgctgaagcttgatctgaaaaaagacaatgcatacattatgtagcataatgttttcgaagataccgagtagtactcagtaataatgtaaagacaccaaaatttattcagtgtaaaaatttcacgtcttgctcttgctaggccatgtaatttccccgggcagttagcctattacgtttaagcacttgatccctgatggccgtagaccatagcgtagggaacttagccgcatgcacgcgtaggagcataggcttacagaagagtcgaggtttcacgaattaaggcgtgtgctacccgagtactttagcaaccgttaagagaagacagagaagtcatcatgcgacaaaaaggatgcgcggtgcgcataaagtagtcggcgatgtgtagctctggagggtttcgtacccatcgagagacgtacacgcataagtagtcggcgagagcgtgtgtggcaacacgcaaagatctatacttccatAGGGTGTAGTCCTCATGAAGACTccagcactcagaacacaaccttGTGGCGTAGCCTCCGTAGTTAGTGTCCTAAGACCATGGCAAAGCCGTCAGCGCTCAGTGCATTAAGTCCGTGGCAGAGCCTCCAGTGCTCGGTGCACCAAAGCTGTGGCTGTCGGTCTAACatcccaggagtagtcgatcagggcgtagcccccgagggtttcatgcccgtcgagaggcgtacccgaaaaggtagccgatcctgtgaagaacaagtcggaaaaggtataaatcacttagcttgattcgtggacgaatatcGACGAAGCCGttgagctcgttgatggagctgcgacagtttgttgatgaagctcgactagtcggagtcgattctgactagttttcaagtcgagacgagtagttgaagtagtcgtcggtGGGCTGCCGATCATCCTCGCGAAGTCCCATGGTCAGTGGCACCTCGCCACACCACCCACACGCACTCCATCACCGTCCTTATATCTCGAGTGGGCGGCTGACGGAGTAGTTGATGCGGTCGAGTTGTCGTGGCCGAGCAGACGGTTGACAGAGTAGTCGGCATGGCCGCGTCGTCGTGACCGCGTGGGTGTCACTTTATGTCCAGACAGCAGTCCGTGTTGTTGCTGAAGCCGATCAGCCGGGAGACGTGCCCGACTGGTTCTCGATCAGCCAGGCTGCTATGACTGTGTGATAATGTCAGCCAATTCACCAATGCCTCCTTCAAGCGCCTAGAGCAGGCACGACCTTAGACCCATGGGACCCGTCCTCCTTCGGTGCTCAGCCAAGTGGAGGATCACGCATGCATCTCGCGTTGTAGAGAAAATAGATTAGAACAATCTTTGTCAAGGGAAAAACTTACAAGGGATAGATTAGATCGGACGTTGAAGTAGGAAACCGAAAGAATCTTCCCTGTATGTTCGGCGATGCGTGTTTCAATCTGACGTACGCACCTGAGGCGACCTTAGCTAGGTTACCCGCGTACGGAGACCGGGGTCGATACTTGCCGACACGGAGTTGCATCAAGGCGCCGTTCTCGGAGAGTCGGAGGTCGGCACGTAATGGAGGAACGACTACACAGACGCGCGCCGTATTGTCGGATCGACGAGACCAGCCGCTGAGTTGGAAAAATCGCCTCGCGACGATGCTAATGTAGTCgatgatgaagaggtccttcgaGCTCGCCGGGGGATCGTCGATGTgcgcccctacctggcgcgccagctgtcggtgttttaccggctgcccaccgaggggtatacccaaggtggtaagttttgggtgaggagacgccgagatcaagaactcgaaggtgcaaggaacacaagatttagacagattcgggccgcacggagcgtaacaccctacgtcctgtatggtgatttgtatttcctttggtgtagaatgacctaatgatcttctattttgagaggtgtccctgtcctcccttatatatctaagaggccagggttataaagatactaaccaacaccagctaaggaatcgtaccagaacatatctcgagtagattccctctgtatcggttagctctatctcctatttaaacggaataaataagagataaaccagatgaataagagataagacggacttaatctcttagacctcttaaACTACATAAtgtacccagcccggtggccccgggtctgacacggacatattctaatcttgggCTAGTCGAAATTCGATAGGATTCCGTCTTACCAGGAGACGATGTCTTTATTATGGCCCAACAGgccatacaagtttattatctcctaTATGCGTGCCAAACCAAAGAGCATCTTAAGCGTTGGTATGTTGTGCACAAGGTATCACCGCACGGTAAAGTACCTATCCCAAACGATGAAGATTATAACTTAGACCCTAACAcatatgacggagagttctttAAAGAAGAGGGGTTAGAAGGAcgatttgagatagacttaacCGACGCGGACGGAATGGAAGTTGAGAGGATTGttgacgaggaggaggaggatgaggtgcaAAATGTGAAGGACTTACAAATGCTACAACAATTACATTTAGGCAATGCTAATGATGATATTGATTATTCAGATAGTGTTGATTATGACatggttgatagtgatgatgagactcATGATCCAGCAGCTCCCGATTATGAAGATTatttttaatcaatgtaatactatatGATTATGTAgttatattttatttattttacatCTCTTTCTAAGTACGTCTTGTTTACGTGTACTTATTactttactcttcttaattgcaGGTGATTAAACAAAGATGTTGGGCAGTGGGATGAGGAGCGTTAGGTCGCTTTACCAGAGGGCCAGGTCCGCTGAAGCTGGGTCGtctgagaggaggagggggaggaggagggggacgacgcaGGTGCCCCTGCAGGAGGCCATGGAGGAGGCGCAGGTGGCgcaggaggaggcggaggaggaggcgcatgtggcgcaggaggaggacgacgaggcGCAAGAGGTGGACGAGGCGCAGCAGACCGCCTCTGGTTCCGCGGCCTCTGGTTCGTCGAGCGTCTACTTGCGAGGTAAGTAACTTTATATGTTTTCATTGCTTCTtcatgttatatgttcaaattcgAAGTAGAAACTaataatttttcttaatcacttgtgcAGGTCCCGCGAGTCTCCCTAAGCGACCGATACCTCGTGAGAAACGCCCGATGATTCGACCTGAGGGGGCAAAGTAAGTAAATTTTTATGTTTTCATTGCTTCTtcatgttatatgttcaaattcaaagtAGAAACTAAAAGTGATGGCTAATCATTTATGCAGGTCCTGGAGGATTGTGGAGAGTGCAGGTGCTACTCACAGACGCTCTGTAAATGGCATCCTCGGTCTTCTGTGCAAGGAACACTTCCTTGGCCTGGTTGAGTACGCTGGAGTGGTGGGGCCGGCCTATACGTTCGACCAATACGCCCCTGCCCCCGATGCTGAAGATCGGGATGGCAGGGTATTCAACAATAAGGTGGAGCGGGTGAAGCGGGAGCTATGGGTAAGTGCTAAATACATCGCATTCATTGCACATTCATGAAATAATGAATGATATACATCGTCTTTGcatgcaggatttcttcagatgcCAGGATGGGTTTGAGGCCCAGGCTGATGTGGTGGCTACCAGATGCTGTAAGAAACTAGTCGTGGACATGCACTATGAGGCGCGTCTCCAGGCCATTGTAAGTTTCCACGCCACTATCCTTGGAGAGAAGGTCACCAAAACGGACGCAAGAACCATGTCgttgactgaggagcagtacttgcaggtaaataTAGAATATTAATGTTCATTCTTTTTATATTAAGTATTCATTCCTTTTTATAGTAAGTAGGAttaatttcatcttctaatatgtcATGTACTTGTTGTCCTGTAGATGATTCCTTATTGGTGCGCCATGCATCCCGAGTGCTGGCAACAGATGGTGCAAAAGTGGTGCTCCAACGAGTGGGAGGAGTCGCACAACACTTGTCGGGAGCGAcgtttgatgatgccaggtgtatcacaccatcaaggcagccgcACCTCAGCGGATATGCAGAAGCATGTGTACGTGAATTCATTTATTTAATCcaacactcaattatgcatgatttCTAATTGTCTTGCTGGTTTTCTCGCAgtcgtcgtcacatggtggccagccttgctcCCTCTTCAAGGCATTTGCTATGGCCCACAAGGGCAAGGCGACGTCCGATGTCAACTACaacccggaggacgggcccgaggcatacagcaacGCGAGCGCCCACAGCCGCCTCAGTGAGTACACATCGATGAcaagggaggtccatggtcCATATTATGATCCGACCACCGAGGACCTTGACGGTGAAGTCATCATGATggtcggaggaggtaagaagTATGGGCGGTACTGGATTGCCAACGGCGCAATCGGCTtgtcctctactcctactctatcTCAGATTAGAGCAAGGAGCACCAGCGCGACCCCACCCATACGACCTCGGCAGGCACTTCACAGTACCGGATACAGGCACTCCAGGTTACTCTTTCTTTATATGTCGTTTATTgattattatagatcttttcttTGCATTATTGTAACATTTGGGTGAAAGTTTTGCAGGACCAgctagaagaagagaggaggctacgTTTGGACTTGGAGGCGAGGATGAAGGCTGAGCGTGAGGCCGAGCGGATGGCCGAGCAGCAGAGAATGAGGGAGATTCTTGCTTACATGGAGAGCCTTGGCGCCACAACGGCTGTTGCTCCGCCAGCTTCGTTGTTTACTCCACCTcgacctccacctccacctcctgatccgttttctactcctgtgagtatggataagttttaGTCATGTATGACCGTCATTTTTCTTATCTCACACATGTAATCTCTTCTACTTTGTGCAGAATCAATCGGCGGCATCAAATGATCCTCATGTTTCTCCAAATTAGTCTCATTGGCCATCTTGGTGATGGTTCTCGAAATTGTTGAACTTGTGAACTTTGTGAACTTGTTGTAATTAGTGGTTGTGAGAACTGTTTGTGAACTTTGTGAACTTGTCCGTTGAACTATTTTCAATTGCTTGTTAACTTCGTCGTTAAACTCTTGTAAAACTTGTGGTTGATCAGCTTGTTTGATGCATCTGTGTAGCTATTGTAAACATATAAAACTATTGTGTGAGCTTCCCAACCGGGGAGGGAGAGAAAACAggcgtttcaaaaaaaaaattatacctttgccgagtgtagcactcggcaaattccccagattttgccgagtgtcactcAACGCGGCACTCGGCAGAGCacacactttgccgagtgtcagccacgcggcactcggcaaagtgtgcgctctttgccgagtgcttgtggagtgacactcggcaaaggcactatctttgccgagtgccgcctgtgtgacactcggcaaagtgtgtgctctttgccgagtgcctcgtggagtgacactcggcaaacgtcCGTCACCGTTTCTTCCGCCGTCACGGCCATTTTTTTTGCCGAGAGCACgattaggcactcggcaaagtctttgccgagtgcccgacaaaaaacactcggcaaagtctttgccgagtgcccgacaaaaaacactcggcaaagaggtctTTGCCGACCCTTTCTTTGCCGttccctctttgccgagtgcaacactcggtaaaggttttgccgagtgcttatgttgctttgccgagtgtctcagacactcggcaaatgagGTGTCTCCCATAGTGATTATTCCCTTGAGCTAATAGAATTAGGAGCTAATGAAGTAACCCATGAAAAAATGGTTCCAGTTAAAGATAAAAAGAACAAGCGCACTTTCAATTCGTTTATAGAACCAACTTCTCCTAACTGCGGAAGATATTGAATAATATGCCCAAAAGTACTTCTATTGTCTTTTCCAAAAGTAAACAAGATACTTTTTTTATGAGTGTGAATTTTGCCTCTAACATCTACTCCAAGATTTTCCTTAAGCATATTAGCCAAATCATTTTTATACTCAGCAAGCACTTGATCAAAATTATTTAAAGATTTTGGCTATGTGGATGTAGACGCATTGTGCTGGTTTAGAGCCATATAGCTGGGAGAACCGGTCAGATCGGTTACTGAGACGGTCGGACCGATTGGGCTATACCGGTCGGACCGGATTCAGGAACCGGTCTGACCGGTCTTTGCCTATTTTGCCATCTTATTGCCAGTAGGTGGTCACATTATTAGATTCATAGTTATGCCTATATACTATTGTTAACAAAAAAAGATGTACTATAAAAATTCAAACAGGATTTCTGCTGAATTACACAAAGAGTAGATGGACAGATACTAATTGGATAGGAGTATTAGACTAGTATTAGTATTGTATATTATTTTATGATAAAATAGTTGCTTGCATTTCCCCCTTTATTTTGAATTAACACGAATTCAATTTATATGGTCAAAAGTTTGGACATCTATTATCAGCTTGCGCTTATCATGAGTATATGCGTTATTTGTTCTCAAAACGTTTATATATATGAGAGACATTCGTCGCGTGTGCATTGCCTTTCTCTGGATTTATATCATCATATACTAATGTGCTACTTTGCTTGATCTTCCAAGATGTAAATACTGGATTGATGCCTTGTATTTTACTACAATACTTCAACAGACGGAGTTGGCGCTTTTGTGCTCCTGAATCTGCTCATCAAGCTTAAGATCATTTTCTTAAAAAAGAATGGATAACATCCCAACCTTTTGCATAGTAACCGAAGTACATATTTATAGGAAATTAAGTTCGCGCAAAGTTTCGTCTCCCACTGTACGAGATACGCCAATCTTACTTTGAACAAATAATTGAGTCTGACTGATGCGTATAGGTAGGAAGGAAGCAGCGCCCTTTTCCTTTATCTAAAAAATAATATCTGCTGAACCTCTCGTCATCACACAATTTGATCGGTTAATCAGTGCTTAATGCGGCCTATATACTATTGTTAAAGCAAAAGATGTTGTATAAATTCAAACAGAACTTCAGCTGAATTACAAACCCATGCATATCGATCTCTTCCGTAATACTTCAGAGCGTACTCCGAACACACTCTGGCACTCATAAAATGCCCGGCACTCAGAAAGAATCAAAAGGGAGGTGAACAAACACACAGAACACGCAATACAAACTCAAAGAGCGAGCAGTAATATATATGCAAGCGAATCAATGGCCGGATCCAGGTGAACCTGCAGCCCGCTTAGTACGATCGCCATCTTCGCCCTGACCACCATCCGGCATGGGCTTCCGGGATACGCCAGTGTGCGTGGTCAGTGCCCAGAGCACGGTGATGAACTCGCCTCCCTCCACCAGCGCGTTCTCATGCCCCTTCATGCGTTCCTCGTCCGTCGATGGTGCCAGGTAGATCATAATCTCCGTCCACACATCGCCCAGCATCTTCCACACAATTTCCGGATCATTCGGCGGCTTGCTTCCCGGATCATTCGGCGGCTTTGCCTTTGCCCGTAATGAAGCACCTAGCGTCACACCATTTTTCACCACCTTCTTTTCTGTCCAGCTCCCTTCTCCCTCGAGCTTCATGATCCTCTCGACCCGGGCGGCCtgccggaagaagaagaacTCCAGGCAGCCGAGGCTCTCCTTGAGCTCCTTTTTCACGAGGTCGACGACGTCCTCCGTCTTGTCCTGATTGTCCGGCAGGAGCTCCGGGTGGAAGATCACCAGGTATGAACAGTACTTGGACAGCCTCGTCGCCACAATGCTGCTCGAGGTATGAGATGGGAATTTGTCCTCGAATATGGTGGTGGCGATGTGCCAGGTGAGGATGACCTCGGCGATGCTCTTGCTCTTGAACGCCCATTGAAGATCTTGGTCTACCACGGGCTTGCCAATGGAGATGGGAGCAGCATGGTCATGTGCCACGAGGTACTCCATGATGGAGTCCTTAACAGAGGCCGGAACAGTCCTGGCCCGCACCAGCAGGGAGAGCGTGGACGGCAGCGGGAAGACCGGCGGCCACCGCAGGTTGAGCACGGAGAACTGTTTGATGGTGAGCTCGCCGTGGCTCATCCTGCTCCGCAGCCACCGGATCCGGCGGAAGCCCCACCTGAAGCTGGGCTTCTCTCGCCACGCCGGCCTGGCCGCGTAGTCGCAGACGAGCGCGACCATGAACCAGTTGGAGAGGAGGAAGACGGCGAGCTCCCAGACGGACTCGTagacgaagatgatgaagaGGAGGAAGGTGATGGCGAGGTCAAGCAGGGCGAAGAAGGAGTTGGGGGACTTTTTGACCTCCTTGAAGAGGCACATGGTCAGGTTGCGGATGCCGGTGCTGAGGGTGTAGTTGTCCACGTGGATGCTGGCCAGTGCGTAGCCGAAGTCTCCGTTGCCGCAGAGGAAGACGGTCATGAGGCAGAGGCCGAGCACGACCACGGGCAAGAGGAGGTAGTTGGCGAGCAGGAAGAAGGGGCTCGCGAAGATGACGGGGACGACGGAGTGGTAGTACTCGGAGAGGAAGTTGACGTCGTCGGTGATCACCTGGAACACCGCCTCGGAGTCCGTCGTCATCCTCACCGTGCCTCCATGTCCGTCCTCCTTGACCTTATTGCAGTAGAGGCCCTTGAGGATGAGCTCCCTGCCGTGGGTGGCTTCCTCCTCGGTCAGTGGCTCGTGCTGCTCgaaccggcggcggaggagcttgAAGAGAGCGAAGGAGAGACAGAGCCTCCTCAGGCGTTGGTCTCGATCCCAGCCATCGAAGCTCGAATCACTCTCGGTGAGCCTCCAGACATCGCCGACTGTGACTACGCCGGTGACGACCGCAACGCCGTTCGGGTCAACGTTCAGATCGTAACCGTCCGCCGTCGCCTCCTTCACCAGCTGATCTTCTCCCACCACGATGTACGGGCACGCCTTCAGCAGCTGCTCAGGCGTCGGTCGTTGAGCAGCATGCTCCACGTCGCCGGCGTCGTGGTGCACGACAGGAACAACGTGGAGGCCAAGGATTTGTGCCATGTAGGAGGCGATGAGCCTGGCGTTCTTGCCGTGGGCGTAGGAGCGCTTGCCGAACTCGGTGAAGGCGATCCGCTGCACCACCGTGGTGGCGCAGAGGATCCAGAGGATGCCGAAGAGGATCTTCCGGCCGGCGCTGCGGATGTTGAAGAAGACCAGGCTGCCCAGCCAGACGACACGGCCGGCGCGCTGGAGGCTGCTGGAGATGCCCTTCATGCGGATCTCGTCCACCTTCTTGCGGAGGAGCTCCACCAGCAGCATCCACACGAGGATGACCAAAGCCTGCAGCGTCAGGTCCGTGGCGGCGCCGGCACCGGCGGGCTTGGTGGAGCTGGCCTTGCCGGCGTTCTTGGCCTCGGAAAAGAGGTACGACATGACGGGGAGCAGCAGGGAGAGCGCCGAGGAGAGGACGATGCGGACCTTGGGGTCGAGGATGGCACTCACGTCGGAGATGCCGCTGAAGAGGTTCAGGTTGAAGAAGACCCCGGCGAGGACGAACATGATGACGGAGGCCGCCACCATGGAGGCCTCATTGCTCTGGTTGACGTACGTGGAGGTAAGGTTGGAGACGAACAGCCTAGTGGATTGGTCGCAGACGACATTCTCGAACAGCACCATGGCTACCTCTTGGCCGGGCTTCGAGATAGCCACTGTAATAGCTAGCGACACATGCCTCGTATTTATATATACTGACTACTACTATCTAGTTCATCTCAATCCAAAGGAGATCGAAGAGGAAGAGCAGAAAATTGTTCCAGCAAGAACAAAGGAAGACGAAGAGCATCGCGTGTAGGCGTAGGTTTGCTTTTTTGTCATCAAATGCGACAAAGCTGAGAGTGATTTAAAGCAGGATCGAGGGACGCAGTAGAGTAAGCTGTAGAGGCGATGTGACCAGCTCGAAAGTGAAGAACATGTGACTCAGGTTCTTCTTTCTTGACAAGCTATCAGGATGCTAACTTTTCTTTTGTACTAAAGAACAAAGTATGATGCCCTCATCATCTGTCTATTCTTATATATTATAAGGAGACTTCCTCCTCGCCAATTGACTGACGATTTGCATTCCTATCGATCACCGTAGTTTTAGTGGACAGTGAATTGGAGAGGGATATTTGGGCTTAGGGTGTGGAGGTTTGGGGTTACTTGCGCCTGCAAGCCTAGAGGAGCTCCGGGGTGGCTTGCCGTCCGGTGGTAAAGGCGGGAGAGATGTCGTTAATTTTTGCTTTTTTCGGGACCTTGAAGCTTCTAGTAAGAGAATTCATAATTCTCTTAGTGGCtgatagtgtgaaatatatatttatatatagcATCTAAGAACATCTAGTATAGGTGCCAAGCATGTTTGGAACGACGGTCATATAATTGCATGGTAATTCTGATCATGGAAAAGCATACAAACAATAATTCCTTGAAATTTGGACAAAATTTGGATAGAAATGGTGCATCTTTTGATGAGCAGTTATGTTCTATTGGCAAATGGTAATTCTGATCATGGTAAAAAAGATTAACATATCATAGAActcgtgaaattttgaacactTAATAAGCATGTTGTCTATTATTATTCGAAATGAATAATTTGCTGAAAATGCAAGCACCCCTATTGACTTGATCACTCAACCCGGATAAGCATCTTATTACACAAAAAGAATCAAACCAACACACTCGATCAGTATATATGCTCGATGAAACCATTCCCTCCCAATGCATATGGATTGTTTTGAAAAATTCGCAAATCGGCTTGGGCAATATATATAGACAAATCAGCTGCCTCTTCCCCCAACAACAAACGACAAAAGGTCCATCTTGCTGCTTATAGGGTTTTGGAACCACATTCCTACGAGACACATCACTTTAGCAGTGTCACTAGGTAACGCATTATAACCACTTTAATCCTTGGAATCTTTTCTTCCTCAAGTCCTGGCAATTTAATTTATTTCCTTCAAAGTTAAAGCTGATATTCTCGCTCGCTTTCCTTTTCCCTCCACCTACCAAACTTTTGAACCCTAAGCTCCATCCCAAGCTTGTGCTGTACACTATTCATTTGTGCTCGCTATATATGTATGATGCCTATGGAAGCAATGAAGAAGCGGGGCACAGCAAAGCAAATCAAGCAAGAAAGCTAGCGCTTGCCCGGCCATGGCGGCAGCCGACGCCGTCGGCCGGAAATCGGCGTTCCGGCGGGGGCTCAACGCGACGCGcttggccgtagcctccgccgTGACGGTGCTCATCGTCTTGATCGTCGCCTACGCCATCACTGTGGTCACCCGGACCGAGGAGCTCTCTCTCTCGGTCACCGGCGGCATCATATACGTGACGCGGGAGTCGGTGCAGCCGCGGAAGGTCGGACTCTCCTTCAGCGTCCAGGCCAACAACCCCAGCGGCCGCGCCCGCTTCTACTACACCGGCATCCAGGGCTTGGTCTTCCCTGTGAACAACCGCACGAGCAAGGCTATCGCGAAGTTCAAGGTTATGGATATGGTCGTGGCCCCCAACTCGTTGCTGCAGACGGAAGCTTATGTGCATGTAGAAGACATTTCCCAAATCGCTCCCTACTTCGACGAGCTGTACAACAGCAGCAGCGCCAGCATCTTCTCCAACGCGATGCTGAAGCTGAACGGTACCCTCGACGTTGGGCTTTACTCGGTGCACAACAAGTCCAGTGTCCAGACGGTTTACTACTGCTGGCAGCTCACCATGGGCGCCGCTGGCAACGCCTCCGCACCGGACATGGATGATAACGTGCCGTGCGGGACCTATGATCCGATGGAATAGTTTCATTCATTAATTTGTTGGTGTTCTTGTTTAATTCTACTTTGTACAATCATCTGTGGATCGGATTTGGTTTGACACCAGCTG from Panicum hallii strain FIL2 chromosome 3, PHallii_v3.1, whole genome shotgun sequence encodes:
- the LOC112887508 gene encoding uncharacterized protein LOC112887508: MAAADAVGRKSAFRRGLNATRLAVASAVTVLIVLIVAYAITVVTRTEELSLSVTGGIIYVTRESVQPRKVGLSFSVQANNPSGRARFYYTGIQGLVFPVNNRTSKAIAKFKVMDMVVAPNSLLQTEAYVHVEDISQIAPYFDELYNSSSASIFSNAMLKLNGTLDVGLYSVHNKSSVQTVYYCWQLTMGAAGNASAPDMDDNVPCGTYDPME
- the LOC112884115 gene encoding uncharacterized protein LOC112884115, which codes for MVLFENVVCDQSTRLFVSNLTSTYVNQSNEASMVAASVIMFVLAGVFFNLNLFSGISDVSAILDPKVRIVLSSALSLLLPVMSYLFSEAKNAGKASSTKPAGAGAATDLTLQALVILVWMLLVELLRKKVDEIRMKGISSSLQRAGRVVWLGSLVFFNIRSAGRKILFGILWILCATTVVQRIAFTEFGKRSYAHGKNARLIASYMAQILGLHVVPVVHHDAGDVEHAAQRPTPEQLLKACPYIVVGEDQLVKEATADGYDLNVDPNGVAVVTGVVTVGDVWRLTESDSSFDGWDRDQRLRRLCLSFALFKLLRRRFEQHEPLTEEEATHGRELILKGLYCNKVKEDGHGGTVRMTTDSEAVFQVITDDVNFLSEYYHSVVPVIFASPFFLLANYLLLPVVVLGLCLMTVFLCGNGDFGYALASIHVDNYTLSTGIRNLTMCLFKEVKKSPNSFFALLDLAITFLLFIIFVYESVWELAVFLLSNWFMVALVCDYAARPAWREKPSFRWGFRRIRWLRSRMSHGELTIKQFSVLNLRWPPVFPLPSTLSLLVRARTVPASVKDSIMEYLVAHDHAAPISIGKPVVDQDLQWAFKSKSIAEVILTWHIATTIFEDKFPSHTSSSIVATRLSKYCSYLVIFHPELLPDNQDKTEDVVDLVKKELKESLGCLEFFFFRQAARVERIMKLEGEGSWTEKKVVKNGVTLGASLRAKAKPPNDPGSKPPNDPEIVWKMLGDVWTEIMIYLAPSTDEERMKGHENALVEGGEFITVLWALTTHTGVSRKPMPDGGQGEDGDRTKRAAGSPGSGH